The following proteins are co-located in the Cutaneotrichosporon cavernicola HIS019 DNA, chromosome: 3 genome:
- a CDS encoding uncharacterized protein (CAIB BAIF family enzyme), with the protein MVTEPEYDVPTAAAGIFADLLADERLCLPPAVVEAANVEFEGSSLPYLCVPFKFTEAISTIKGLEAAFASAIAASRFGTTPKQVIINTDHAALFVFSGFTTTINGMVALDPRLSAKVDNWDFAGALKYRWRAFTTNIYRTRDGRFFHLHGSLNTRASMTMVGLDHDDPERLKLTDRNEIVPIYQAAVEKWDAVEIDRVANDELKQAGTICYSFDEFKALPAGQAIINAPVYELSKAAEAQAVPWPEANENKPLSGIKVLDLTRVIASPAIGKGLAEHGATVLRIVTDKLPDMSVLLPDLNQGKHVAILDLKSETGKAKLRELVKDADVVIDGYRPGAIERLGFGRDAVREINPNIIYVRENCYGFHGPWSHRSGWQQIADCFVGLSHAFGEKLGLSDGESVVPIFPNSDYGAGASGLVGTLNALYRRATEGGVWNVDAALSYYDVWLMKLGCYPDAVWDKIRPAAKLRHDWEMGTMLPLIIPELYARRPDVFVNPKFWHELPAPSYGEGAVVRTVRPIVKLEGVTIGVGRGPVQNGYDAAEWPTK; encoded by the exons ATGGTCACAGAGCCAGAGTATGATGTGCCCACAGCCGCAGCAGGCATCTTCGCCGATCTGCTTGCTGACGAGCGCCTTTGTCTCCCCCCTGCGGTagtcgaggcggccaacGTCGAGTTCGAGGGCTCCTCCCTCCCGTATCTCT GTGTCCCGTTCAAGTTCACTGAGGCGATCAGCACCATCAAGGGCCTTGAGGCAGCGTTCGCgtccgccatcgccgcctcgcgcttcgGTACCACGCCCAAGCAGGTCATCATCAACACGGACCATGCGGCGCTCTTCGTCTTCTCAGGAttcaccaccaccatcaacGGGAtggtcgcgctcgacccaCGCCTCTCGGCCAAGGTTGACAACTGGGACTTTGCCGGCGCCCTCAAGTATCGCTGGCGCGCATTCACGACCAACATCTACCGCACGCGCGATGGCCGCTTCTTCCACCTACACGGCTCGCTTAACACGCGGGCCAGTATGACAATGGTCGGGCTGGACCACGACGATCCCGAGCGGCTCAAGTTGACGGACCGCAATGAAATCGTTCCGATCTACCAGGCCGCAGTGGAGAAGTGGGACGCGGTCGAGAtcgaccgcgtcgccaacgacgaACTCAAACAGGCCGGCACCATCTGCTACTCATTCGATGAGTTCAAGGCTCTCCCAGCCGGCCAAGCCATTATCAATGCGCCAGTGTACGAGCTCTCCAAGGCTGCTGAAGCACAAGCTGTGCCCTGGCCCGAGGCGAACGAGAACAAGCCCCTTAGCGGGATCAAGGTACTCGACCTCACGCGCGTCATCGCATCTCCCGCCATTGGCAAGGGTCTTGCAGAGCATGGCGCCACCGTCCTCCGCATCGTTACAGACAAGCTGCCAGACATGagcgtcctcctcccggaCTTGAACCAGGGCAAGCATgtcgccatcctcgacctgAAGAGCGAGACTGGCAAAGccaagctgcgcgagctcgtcaaggatGCCGACGTGGTCATCGATGG GTACCGCCCCGGTGCAATCGAGCGTCTCGGCTTCGGCCGCGATGCCGTGCGTGAGATCAACCCCAACATCATCTACGTCCGCGAGAACTGCTACGGCTTCCACGGGCCCTGGTCACACCGTAGCGGGTGGCAGCAGATCGCCGACTGTTTCGTCGGTCTGTCGCATGCCTTTGGCGAGAAGCTCGGTCTTTCGGATGGCGAGAGTGTTGTCCCGATCTTCCCGAACTCTGATTACGGCGCGGGTGCCagcggcctcgtcggcacgcTCAATGCGCTGTACCGCCGTGCAACCGAGGGCGGGGTGTGGaacgtcgacgcggccCTATCTTACTATGACGTCTGGCTCATGAAGCTCGGATGCTACCCCGATGCCGTGTGGGACAAGAtccgccccgccgccaagctGCGGCACGACTGGGAAATGGGGACCATGCTGCCCCTCATCATCCCGGAGCTGTACGCGCGGCGCCCGGATGTGTTCGTCAACCCTAAGTTCTGGCATGAGCTGCCAGCACCAAGTTATGGTGAGGGCGCAGTGGTGCGCACCGTTCGCCCGATAGTCAAGCTCGAGGGAGTGACGATTGGCgtcggacgaggaccgGTGCAAAATGGATATGACGCAGCAGAGTGGCCCACTAAGTAA